From a region of the Candidatus Brocadia sp. genome:
- a CDS encoding zinc-binding dehydrogenase — MKAMVFYEHGGIEKLTYADMEKPKISPYEVLVKVKACALNHLDIWVRQGLPGVEVPMPHILGSDSAGEVAEVGMEVKTFRPGDPVIIAPGVRCRKCVPCITNGDSMCNSFKIMGFQVQGGYAEFVKAHVDNIIPVSRKRSFEEWAAVPLVFITAWHMLITRGQLKAGEHVLIHAAGSGIGSAAIQIARLAGARVITTARGKEKLEKAKQLGADEVIDYSKENYADRVKDITGNKGVDLIFEHIGPDTWEKNLQCLTKGGRMVVCGATSGPQATVELRFLFMKQHAIIGCYMGSKKELLDVLSLVELGRLRPVIDSTFPLQEAAAAQQRMLNRENFGKIILKI, encoded by the coding sequence ATGAAGGCGATGGTTTTTTATGAGCATGGCGGAATAGAGAAATTAACCTATGCAGATATGGAGAAGCCGAAGATTTCTCCCTATGAAGTGCTGGTAAAGGTAAAGGCGTGTGCACTGAATCATCTGGATATCTGGGTAAGGCAGGGATTGCCTGGTGTAGAGGTTCCTATGCCGCATATCCTGGGGAGTGACAGCGCCGGCGAAGTGGCCGAGGTGGGGATGGAAGTAAAGACTTTCAGGCCTGGCGACCCGGTCATCATCGCCCCTGGCGTTCGCTGCAGGAAGTGTGTCCCCTGTATTACGAACGGCGACAGCATGTGCAATAGCTTCAAGATTATGGGGTTTCAGGTGCAGGGGGGATATGCAGAGTTTGTGAAGGCGCACGTAGACAACATCATTCCCGTTTCCCGGAAGCGGTCATTTGAGGAATGGGCAGCCGTCCCTTTGGTGTTTATAACGGCGTGGCATATGCTCATTACCCGGGGACAACTAAAAGCGGGAGAGCATGTCCTGATCCATGCGGCTGGCAGCGGTATCGGGAGCGCCGCTATCCAGATTGCCCGTTTGGCGGGTGCCCGGGTGATTACGACCGCCCGCGGAAAGGAAAAATTGGAAAAGGCGAAACAGTTGGGTGCAGACGAAGTTATCGACTATTCGAAAGAGAATTATGCAGACCGGGTTAAGGATATTACCGGGAACAAAGGGGTGGATCTTATCTTCGAGCATATCGGGCCTGATACCTGGGAAAAGAATCTGCAGTGCCTTACCAAGGGTGGGCGCATGGTGGTATGCGGGGCGACAAGCGGACCGCAGGCAACGGTGGAACTCCGGTTTTTATTCATGAAACAGCATGCGATCATTGGCTGTTATATGGGCAGTAAAAAGGAACTGCTGGACGTATTGAGTCTGGTGGAATTGGGAAGGCTGAGACCCGTTATCGACAGTACCTTCCCCTTGCAGGAAGCCGCAGCCGCCCAGCAGAGGATGTTAAACAGGGAAAATTTCGGAAAGATTATATTAAAGATTTAG
- a CDS encoding SUMF1/EgtB/PvdO family nonheme iron enzyme: MSEPGGYELVKIPGGVFLMGTPEQESGRFKYEWLLHEIQAPDFYLGRYPATNEEYGRFLKDNPKIEEPRYWAERKFNQPRQPVVGGKLGRCKTLCRMGRPAPAGRGRPGICLPCRD, encoded by the coding sequence GTGTCAGAACCGGGCGGATACGAACTCGTGAAAATCCCAGGCGGTGTGTTTCTCATGGGAACACCAGAGCAGGAATCCGGGCGGTTCAAATATGAATGGCTTTTACATGAAATTCAAGCGCCAGACTTTTACCTTGGCCGTTATCCGGCGACCAACGAGGAGTATGGAAGGTTTCTCAAGGATAATCCTAAGATAGAGGAGCCAAGATACTGGGCAGAGCGCAAATTTAACCAACCCAGGCAACCGGTGGTGGGGGGTAAGTTGGGAAGATGCAAAACGCTATGCAGAATGGGCAGACCCGCGCCTGCCGGACGAGGCAGACCGGGAATATGCCTGCCGTGCAGGGACTAA
- a CDS encoding NAD(P)H-hydrate epimerase, with amino-acid sequence MEKTLTREEMRELDRKAIEEYKIPGIILMENAGRNVAEEVLKMIGSHRQANVAVLCGKGNNGGDGFVIARHLHNHCIPAPVFLVAKIPDTVLDGDAGTNLRILLRMKIPVREVLHTSEVNEILKALHGYDIIVDALFGTGLSGEVREPFKTLIDGVNTLNKPRVSVDIPSGLDCNTGRVLGSAIRAHKTVTFAASKRGFYLESGPAHTGEIIVTGISIPREILP; translated from the coding sequence ATGGAAAAGACCTTAACACGCGAAGAGATGCGGGAGTTGGATAGAAAGGCCATTGAAGAATACAAGATTCCCGGCATTATCCTCATGGAAAATGCCGGAAGGAACGTGGCTGAAGAGGTGCTGAAGATGATCGGCAGCCATCGGCAGGCAAACGTTGCCGTCCTGTGCGGGAAAGGGAATAACGGTGGAGATGGCTTTGTTATCGCGCGACACCTTCATAACCATTGCATTCCCGCACCTGTCTTTCTCGTTGCAAAGATCCCGGATACTGTGTTGGATGGGGATGCGGGCACAAACCTGCGCATACTCCTCCGCATGAAAATCCCGGTAAGAGAAGTCCTTCATACCTCCGAAGTAAACGAGATTTTAAAGGCATTGCACGGTTACGACATTATCGTCGATGCATTGTTTGGAACGGGACTTTCCGGTGAGGTGCGGGAACCATTTAAAACCCTTATTGATGGCGTGAACACCCTTAACAAGCCCCGGGTATCGGTGGATATTCCATCGGGGCTTGACTGCAATACCGGCAGGGTATTAGGGAGTGCAATTCGGGCGCATAAAACGGTAACCTTTGCGGCAAGCAAGCGGGGTTTTTATCTGGAAAGCGGGCCAGCGCACACAGGGGAGATTATCGTAACGGGTATCAGCATCCCAAGAGAAATACTACCATAA
- a CDS encoding GGDEF domain-containing protein — MIAESDIHKNLLDSLSGGICAINRDRVITYWNKNTTTLTGYMHSETVGKCCRDDILMYVDEQGKGVCENECMALGAMADGAPRSMEVYAHHKDGYRVPVLVRILPLKNLEGQVIGAIEELHDNSSKAEYVHKTEELEKRALLDPQTGLMKRRGLEMNLRTMFSVMQRYGWSYGIFLVDIDGLKRINDLHGPKTGDAVVKMVTKTLLNSVRASDMVGRWGGDEFMVIAMNVTENHLRIIANKIHALIEQSGFFVGTDAIRVTVSVSGTVAQSSDTVDALLKRLNHLMSQGKSSGKNCISV; from the coding sequence ATGATAGCAGAAAGTGATATACACAAAAACTTACTGGATAGTTTGTCGGGCGGAATTTGCGCTATTAACCGGGACAGGGTAATTACCTATTGGAATAAAAACACGACGACTCTTACCGGATATATGCATTCTGAAACCGTGGGGAAGTGTTGCAGAGATGATATCCTGATGTATGTCGATGAGCAGGGAAAGGGCGTCTGTGAGAACGAATGCATGGCGCTCGGAGCGATGGCTGATGGTGCACCGCGGAGTATGGAGGTGTATGCTCATCACAAGGATGGCTATCGTGTGCCGGTCTTAGTCCGCATCTTGCCCTTGAAAAATTTAGAAGGCCAGGTTATTGGCGCTATCGAAGAACTCCATGATAATTCTTCAAAGGCAGAGTATGTGCACAAGACAGAAGAACTGGAAAAGCGCGCCTTGCTTGATCCTCAAACCGGACTGATGAAGAGGCGAGGGCTGGAAATGAATCTGCGGACGATGTTCAGTGTTATGCAGAGGTACGGCTGGTCATACGGGATTTTTTTGGTCGATATCGATGGATTAAAAAGGATAAATGATTTGCATGGCCCGAAGACGGGGGACGCAGTCGTAAAGATGGTGACGAAGACGCTGTTGAATAGTGTACGGGCGTCGGATATGGTGGGCCGGTGGGGCGGTGACGAATTTATGGTCATTGCCATGAATGTCACGGAAAATCATTTGCGTATCATTGCAAATAAGATACACGCCCTTATTGAGCAATCAGGTTTTTTCGTGGGGACTGACGCTATTCGCGTAACCGTTTCTGTATCAGGCACGGTTGCACAGTCAAGTGATACGGTGGATGCTTTACTAAAAAGATTAAACCACTTGATGTCCCAGGGGAAGTCTTCCGGCAAGAATTGCATATCTGTATAA
- a CDS encoding potassium/proton antiporter yields MPIENILLWVAILIFVSVVSSKLSDKFGIPILLLFLTIGMLAGSEGIGGIYFDNAKLAKSIGVVALIFIIFSGGLDTNWNDTRSVILPGAVLSTVGVLMTAIFTGFFAVYILKFSLLEGMLLGSIVSSTDAPAVFSVLRSKRISLKQPLKPLLEFESGSNDPMAIFLTAGFISILSAENMKITALIPRFMLDMSVGALIGYLMARFIVFFINRLKLGYEGLYPVIMISFVLLTYVIAVFLKGNGILAVYIAGLMLGKAKFPNKKIIVKFHDGLAWLAQIVMFIILGLLVFPSHITPLIETGFLLTFLLMVVARPVSVLLCLLPFNIDMRKKLMVAWVGLRGSVPIILATFPFMAGIPQADTIFNIVFLIVIASVFIQGTSIPALSKILKQDVPLANKMNYPIEFEKTAAFDAEMIDVIVPFDSEVVGKRISDLDIPEKCLIMLISRAGKFVIPSGDMVIESSDVLLVLANTADFLVFQQMLARLKKDG; encoded by the coding sequence ATGCCGATTGAAAATATTTTATTGTGGGTCGCGATATTGATATTCGTGAGCGTCGTTTCAAGCAAGCTTTCCGATAAGTTTGGAATTCCTATCCTGTTGCTATTTTTGACAATCGGGATGCTTGCTGGCTCAGAAGGAATAGGCGGTATTTATTTTGATAATGCGAAGTTAGCCAAGTCCATTGGCGTTGTTGCCCTCATCTTTATTATTTTTTCCGGAGGACTTGATACCAACTGGAATGACACCAGATCCGTCATTTTGCCGGGCGCCGTTCTTTCGACGGTAGGGGTTTTAATGACAGCAATCTTTACCGGGTTCTTTGCCGTTTATATCCTGAAATTTTCTCTCTTGGAAGGAATGTTGCTTGGCTCCATCGTTTCTTCAACGGATGCCCCCGCTGTATTCAGCGTTTTACGGTCTAAACGAATAAGCCTGAAGCAGCCTCTGAAGCCGCTGCTTGAGTTTGAGTCTGGCAGTAATGACCCGATGGCCATTTTTTTGACTGCCGGATTTATCAGTATCCTGTCGGCAGAAAACATGAAGATTACGGCCCTGATTCCCAGATTTATGCTGGATATGAGTGTGGGCGCTCTCATAGGTTATCTCATGGCGAGATTTATCGTATTCTTCATTAACCGTCTGAAACTGGGATATGAAGGATTGTATCCGGTCATAATGATTTCCTTCGTACTGCTGACATATGTAATTGCGGTTTTTCTGAAAGGCAACGGGATCCTTGCGGTATATATTGCCGGTCTGATGCTGGGGAAGGCAAAGTTTCCCAATAAAAAGATAATCGTGAAATTTCACGATGGTTTAGCCTGGCTTGCGCAAATTGTAATGTTTATCATATTGGGCCTGCTTGTTTTTCCTTCACATATCACTCCCCTGATAGAGACAGGGTTTTTGCTAACATTTCTCCTCATGGTGGTTGCTCGTCCTGTTAGTGTATTGTTATGCCTGTTGCCGTTTAACATAGATATGCGAAAGAAGCTTATGGTTGCATGGGTTGGCCTGCGCGGATCGGTGCCGATTATCCTGGCGACATTTCCTTTTATGGCAGGTATCCCGCAGGCGGATACTATCTTCAATATCGTATTTTTAATTGTTATTGCGTCAGTTTTTATCCAGGGAACATCTATTCCGGCCCTTTCTAAAATACTGAAGCAGGACGTTCCCCTGGCTAACAAGATGAATTATCCCATTGAATTTGAAAAGACAGCGGCTTTCGATGCCGAAATGATCGACGTTATTGTTCCATTTGACTCGGAAGTGGTGGGTAAGAGGATCAGCGATTTAGACATTCCGGAAAAATGTCTTATCATGCTTATTAGCCGGGCAGGTAAATTTGTCATACCATCGGGAGATATGGTTATTGAAAGCAGCGACGTCTTATTGGTACTGGCAAATACGGCTGATTTTTTGGTTTTTCAACAAATGCTGGCGCGTCTTAAAAAAGACGGGTAA